TTGATCTCTATTCTAATCAAAAGCAGGATAGCCTCCTTAGACTTTACATTGCCGCTACATACAAGCGCATTTCTTTGAAGCCAAATATAATAAACCACCATTGACCAAGCAAGTTTGCATATGATACTTTCAAAACTTTTACCCGTCAACCTATCCATACCCCACAGAACCACTTAACGCAAGCCATATaccaacaacaaaacaaaattaaaaacaatggtCCATGAAAAAAATCCAAACGGCAATACTAAAAAATCCAGcccataaaaataaagaaaaagaaaccaaattgaAATCAGTAgtgtaaataaaatttgaagtttaataGTTCACATATATACAATTACTTATTCTCTCACCAACTAGGAACCAAAAGGagtaatagaaaaaatagaagcttttgggttttgttcctaGCAAAACTCTAAaaccaaaaggaaaacaaagacaaaacaaaattaataacaattcaGCAATACAAAAGCAAAATGACAACAGTTAAATAACCCAAGTGGAAAACTAAAGATTAAGGATGAGACGTACTAAGATTTTAGAGACAAGAAACGGTGGAGACTTCGACCAAaatggtagagagagagagaatactgtGGCCATAATCACTAACATTGAAGGAAAGAAGATTTGGGATGAACTAGGGTTTTTTCTTGGGCATGACCTTATAACCACTAAGCTAATGCACTAAGTTGTTAtgaaacataaattaaaaaaaaaaaaaaaaatatatatatatatataactaaaaataaataaataaatctttacttacttaattaattaactaattaatataTTGATATTAATCTCATacattaatgttaattagaaAATGATAAACATCAACAAAGTGACCTCAATTATGTCTGTGCACGCTTGAAATGAGGTTGTTAGGCCtgacctcacttgggctcacagcTTATTTGTAATGTGGGTTTAAGATTTCCTACGTCGGGTTGTTCTCGGCACAGAGACTTAATGAagctgcctctctctctctctctctctctctctgaatcactctttttctctactctctGTTTTCTTGAGAATCTTTCAACAACCATTTCCTTTCCTcaacttctcatatttatagctcTAGATTAGTGGAAagatcatgattactgccaTAGTTAGTGCAACTGGAGGTCCAATATCATCAGTTGTAAGTGGATGGTTAGGTGGGAGTGGAATGTGGTGAAagtggccttggaacttggttccaactccaGCAGGCATGCTCGGCAATGGTGTTCCCTGAGCACTACCGGGCATGCTATGGATGGTGTGTTTGGacattattctttctttattgttCGGGAATGGTTTCCCGAGCAAGGACCAAGTGACAAAACTTGGGCCTGCAGGTTGTTTGGGTTCAGACTAGGGTTTTAGGTAGAAAGAGATTGGGCCATGGGCCACGCTATTGGGTCAGAATTCAAGACCCAAATGGATCTAGGTACCTTGGTGCCGTTCAATGTCGTTTTAGAAGGAGGTATGCCTTGAAcattaaaagaattaaagtGTTACCAAGCCAACCACTTTGAGTCTTTTAAGGCTGTCACACTATCATACATAAGAATCCTTAGAGTTTATAAAACAACTTCATCAAGAAATACAAGAGATAGATTATTTCTGAATTGCTTCTTCTCAAGTAGCCATCCACCACATAGATATTATTTATGATACTAATACATATGTCTTTCTCTTTACTATCGATGTTTCTCTATTTCTCAGTGTCCATTATAATAAGAGCTTATGCTTATATGtgcgtgcgtgtgtgtgtgtgtgtgtctatatatatatatatatatatatatatagagagagagagagagagagagagagagagagagagagagaagcgaACTAAAAGAAGACAAGGCCATATAATATAtggtttagttttaaatttctagTAAATAGATCTTGCTTTTAGTGAGGAGTTAGTGTGGGCTACTATCAGCCGCCCATGTGAATGAACAAAGTATAGAGATGAAAATTGACCTTTTAACAGCCAATTATGTTCAAATTACACGATGCAATATTCTATAGGAACAAATACATTAAAGCTTTAGAATGAAGAGTTTGTAGaaattaacacacacacacacacacacacacagatgcTTTGTGGCACTGATATgtcttcaacaaaaaaaaaaaaaaaaaaaaaaaaaaatttttttgctattaagGCTTTCTCAAACTTAGTTGGTGGAGGCTCTACTATTAAGGCTCTCTCAAAAAACATTTTGGTGTTGGGATAATTTTATGggatgtttattttgttttagattttagttctataatttttatttatttttttttttagcgtttaaaaggaggaaaaataTATCCTTATTAATCTCACACATTAAGATTAATTGGAAAAATATAACATGAAGAAAGTGACctcaactatgttattttaCAGGGAGGTATGCCCTGAATGTGATGGGAGCTACCAAGAGAGATACGTAGGAAGTTAATTGatatattcaaatatttatgGAAGAAACCAAGATAATTCCAGCtgatttttttgtgtggacAAAAGTAATTATTGTGGTTGggttaattttttgggttttttttttttttatttttttattttttattttatatctaaattttttttaatagctttttaaaggaggaaaatgctagagttacgaatgtgacaaaagtacggtcatttttttaggttctaagcatatttaagtaattttttaggttacgGGGTCATTTCGATCATTTTAGGTTTCAGTGTCattaagttattttttaggttctaagggtCTTCTGGTAATTTTAGAGGGTTTCGAAGGTATTTTGATGATTTTCAGGTGTTATGGGGTATTTTTAGTCattgttttaggttttttggttatttcgatcatttttttttttttttttttatgttttagggtaatttcaaacatttttttttttaggttttagggtcattcaatcatttttttaggttctaaaggtattttgatcattttataggttttaacAGTATTCCAGTAATTGTTgagggttttgggggtattttggtcattttcaattttaaggaggtattttggtcattttataggtttcaagggtatttcaaatttttttaaggttttaggGTCATTTCGGTAATTTTTAAGGTTCtgtgggtattttggtaatttttatgtttaaggTGCATTACGATCATTTTCTAGGTTCTAAGGGCATTATTGTCACTTTTTAAGTTACAAGGtcatttcagttattttttaggttttatgcTCATTTAGGTCAATTTTTTTAGTATCTAAAAGTATTTcgattattttttaggtttagggaaTATTTTAGTAAGTTTATAGATTTTAGGGTcattttggtcatattttaggttttaaggatattccaataattttttagagttttgaggttattttggtaattttcaattgttagaatgcattttggtaattttagtatatttaagggtatttcaaaattttagagactttaggagtatttttgttatatacATTCGTCAATTATTAGGTAATTCGGTggggttgggttgagttggcCATGCCCATATGTATGTTGGTAGGACTTTAATGTGAcgatgaaactgtcaaatgtgagtaaaaaaaaaaaactattaaatgtGGCAAAAGTACATTGCCCAATGTGACGATGAAATtgtcaaatttgagaaaaaaattagggtactactgaatgtgacaaaagtacggtTAGAAGTGATGTTGGTATTGCACAACGTAGtaatggaaccgtcaaatgtgagaaaaaaaaaggtactattaaatgtgacaaaagtacataCATATGTAATGTTAGTACTATTTAATGTGAcaatgaaaccatcaaatgtgagaaaaaaataagggaaccagggaaccatcgaatgtgacaaaagaacagtcacatgtgatgttgaaactatataatgtgaggataaaactgtcaaatgtgagaaaaaataaggaaacaatcgaatgtgacaaaagtatagtcacatATGGTGTTGAatctacacaatgtgaggataaaactgtcaaatgtgagaaaaaataagggaaccaccgaatgtgacaaaagaactatcatatgtgatgttgaaaTTGCATAATGTGAGAATGAAATCATCAAATATGAGAAGAAAGTAATAAGGAAAtcatcgaatgtgacaaaagaactgtcacgtGATATTGGAACtatacaatgtgaggatggaatcatcaaatgtgagaaaaaaaagtaagagaactacaaaatgtgacaaaagaattgtcatTTATGATATTGAAATTACACAATGTGAAAATAAAACcttcaaatgtgagaaaaatgtAATATGGTATGGCAAGTTGGATTACAAATCCCCTTTTGTGGTAGAATTATCCTATAAATAAATTGTCATTTTCAGTTTACATATATGAATTCTGATACtgctagatttttattttttaggaactGTTATACTGCTagttaattctaaaatttcGAACAGAGAAGTCTTTCTCTTCGTGAACTTCCCATTTTTGATTTTTCAGGTATAAAGAAGAATCCTAACTTGTCTGGCAGGAGAGTCCCGCCAAAAATGTCCTGTTTTTCCGCGACATTTCCCATTCCGTATTCTCCCCCCAAAACGACGCCGCTCTGCCAGTGGCACTGATCCAAACGAAACCAGTACCAGTACTACCTTCCTTCCTTGATTCCCTCAATGACTCTCGCCGCTGCCTTCAAGTCCTCAAAACTCATCTCCTGGAAATccgtactctctctctctctctcactctctcatctGAACTGAACTTTTGGAACCTTCTCGAAAAAATAATCTgagctttttaattttaatttttttttttattgaaaaactCGATCGGAGTTTGTTGAAATCTGAATATTTCGCTAATTTTCATACattttctcagtaaccaaacagaaagTAACATTTAATCTGATCTATGCACATAcgtacatacatatatatatatatatatatatatctcactaATATGATATATGTGATTGCTTTGATGACCAGACTGGCAGGCTTCAGCAAACCGTAACTGGATGCATAGAGCGGACCGGGAACACTCTGCACTCCGGCGAGGTTTCCACCGTGAAACTTTGGCCGGAGCTCGCGGGAAAAGGGAGGTACTTCGATTTCCGGTCAAATTTGATTCCGACCTCGGTCGATTTTGCGGAAGAATCGCCTCTGTGTACCACGCTCCATAAGGATGGGTTCAGAATTCGAACCGTTGAGCACTTGCTTTCGGCTTTGGAGGCCGCCGGTGTTGATAATTGCAGGATTGAGATGCAGAATTCGGATCCTAAAGTTTGCGAGGTTGAGGTTGGTACTGTAATTTTGTTGAGACTTAGTGAATGGATTCGATAATGTTCAAATTTAAGCTTGCTTTATCTCTAGCTTTtctttgttagaattatggCTTTGGAAAATGATACAACTCTTACAAGTTTCTTGTTAAAAGTATTTCTCGGTGATAAacttcaaatttgatttttatgcaCTTTGTGTGTGAATGTGAGAGCGTCCAACAATGTATACTCACATTCGATTTAGGGAGTCGTTGGATACCTGGGCTTTTAATTTTGGATTTGATGTTATATTAAGTCTTCAAATTTTCCATGAACTTCAATTTTTCTTCAttgaaatgataatatatgGCCTTTTCTAGATTAATTGGAGTGAGATGTCAGACGCGTCAATCTCGCTCTAATTTGAACAAGTAGAGCAtagggttggggggggggggggaggtgtTGGTTGATGGATTGGATTCTCTTTAGATATTAGTTGTTATTATAAATTTCTGTTTCAATGCAATCGGATTATGTTATGCTCTTACATTTTATTGTTGAAGTAGCATTTAACTATATTTGTTTTGgtggaaaagagaaaaacagtTAAAAGGTGTTAATTTCGAGAGAATATGCGAATTATGGACAAACTTGTTGGAACAGATGCAATAAtgtattgaattatatattaataggaACTTTATGCATTTGGATCAAGCCCAATAACTGGTAAGGCTTGAACATGTTGTAGGGAGACTGATGGTTTCTATAATTACTCACTCAGGTTCCCATTTTTGATGGCTCGGCAAGTGAATGGGTGAAGGCCATAGAACAAGTTGGGTTAAAGGTGGCCACAGATCAGTGTGGGAACAGTTGTGAAAAAATGGCACCTTATGTGAATGAACCAGTGCATGCATGGAGGAAAGATTCTTTTGTTGCTGCATTTCCTTCACAAAAGGTTCACATAACTTATGGGATTGACTTCCCACAGGTATGAATATTGCTACACTGTCAATttctgaatatatatatatatatatatatatttctttggtGTGTAATTTGAAAATGGAGAAGGTTGGTGCCCCTTCTTTGCATTggtacattattatttttagagcATCTAAGAATTAATTTCTGGCTTCTAAACTCTTTATGTGTTATCCCTACTGGATGGGGACCACGAACTAAATAAATGGGATGGCTGTTATTGGTCCATGCATTGCTGCTGTTTTGCTTGCCTTTTCTGCTTGTGCAATGGAAAATCTTGTAGGTTGATTGGGTTGATACAAGTTTTGGGCATTTAACTTGTATAATAACACTTAATGGTCAGATTTGGCATTTCTAAATTTGAGATAGGACCAACTGTCACCAAATATTGGTGAAGTGCCTTTGTGTGCTATTGCTATAATTATCTTATTATTCTTCTTTAGTTATCTACAATGTTGTGAAGCAATGAAACCTTGGTCCTTGGATATATAGTTGTTCCAAATTATTAGTGTTGGATCTGcattcattttgtttatttttctattgcatatattcttgtgtgtgtgtatctgGGTTTTACTCGATAGGGGTTGGTACATGAAGTGGCTCTGCCTTGAAGAGGTTcctttgtcattaaaaaaaaaaaaaaaaaacttctgtctgtctctctgtgtgtgtgtgttactCGATAGGGGTTGGTACATGAAGTGGCTCTGCCTTGAAGAGGTTcctttgtcattaaaaaaaaaaaaaaaaaaaaatcgtctctgtctctgtgtgtgtgttgtgtgttaCTCGATAGGGGTTGGTACATGAAGTGGCTCTGCCTTGAAGAGGTTcctttgtcattaaaaaaaaaaaaaaaaaatcttctgtCTGTCTCTCTGTGTGTGTTGAATGAATTTACTACTACAGCAACAAAGCTTAGTTCCAAATTTTTGGAGtcggctatggatcctcaacaagaTTAGTCAGGGTTGGCTACATGtattcttgtgtgtgtgtgttgaatGAATTTACTACTACAGCAACAAAgcttagtcccaaatttttggagtcggctatggatcctcaacaagaTTAGTCAGGGTTGGctacatgtattcttttcctccattttatTCTATCTGAAGTCATAGCCTCCATTGAATGAATTTACTGCTAATAAAAAATAGCAGGCTTAAAATGTTTGGTTGCAGGATTTTCAATTATAGAATTTGGCAGTTGTCATAATCAGTTTATAAGTGAAATGCTTTGTTTAACATAGAATAGGTACCGATTATTTTCCTTCCTGAGATTGAGTAAAGTTGCTGCAATACCTGGTTACTTGGGATTTCTAGTGGTTAGGGTATACTGGAAATGTGATTTGGGTGATTTAGAAGACCTGGAACATATTTACGAATGTCAATTTTAACCATTCACTAGTAGTCTTGtgagtaataaataaataaaaaagaaagaaaaagattaattgTCTTAATTTCAATATGGTAAtccacattttaaaaaaaaaatttatattgcaGGTGCATGCTATTGGCTGTCAGTGGTTTTCTTCAGCACCGCTGGATAATTATTTTTACTCCGAGCAGATAGCTTCATCAAGAACCTTTTGTGTTTATGAGCAGGTTTGTTTAAAATCACCAATAATAGTCTTGTTCTCACTTCCTCATTGCTGTCATACtttgatattttcttttgatatgATTGACTTTATAATCAACTTAAAAACTGTGATATTAacgtttctctttctttctttccgttaaaattattattgaagacATGGTGGTTTTGTTTGACACTTTGCAATGTTCAAGGTGGTTGGAAGCATTATAAAGAGAAGTTTactgttatgaaaaaaaattcagaatttaAATCTAGACAAGCAAGTGACATAGGACAAGGGGGGAACAAATAGTGgtaacttcaaattttttattatattgttgaatTTATGCTTCTAATACTCAATTTTATATTGGAAAAGCCTTGCAGGTGGAGCAAATGCGTAATTCTGGGCTCATAAAAGGGGGCTCACTGGACAATGCCATTGTATGTAGGTACATGCTTCATTTTTGTATGCATTATAACAGTTTTCTCAACTGGAGTGGGCACTGCTCAAAATGATTTGTTTGTGAACAAAACTTGGTATTAAAGGACAAGCGGTCATATAATAAAGCCCTAATAGttacaatttgaaaaaatttggagaaacACTGTATGTTCTAATTTTGCTTTCTAAAAGTCCATGTCAAAAAACTTTCTTTGAACTTGCTCActttgaagctttttttttcaGCAAGAATAGAATGATCTAGAGGGAGTGTGCAACCTAGAGAGGTGGTCCACCCTGTCCATAGAAAAGCAATTATAGATTAGTTCCTATTTTTAGGGTGAGAATGCAAATTGCTAAATTTAGGGGTTCTTACAAGTTTGGAAAATACTTCCAATGTTTTCTTTGCCAAAACTCAATAGATGGTGACAACATGTGCTGGTAATAAATTGAATCAGACTAATATAGAACAAATCATTAATATAATATTCCAAATGTTTTTCCTCTTGAattcagttttgtgtgagttaAGTGCAAGCCCTGAGTGTACcaaccccacccccccccccccccccccaaaagaaGTGTGTAGGAAATATTTCAGGATCAAACTAGGAGATAAGAAATTTTACATAGCTATGCAAACCTCAAAAATTAgtttgtcttttgtgttttcCAAGTTTCATTGCATACTTAATCCTAATCTTCTTCTGCAGTGCCAGCAAAGGTTGGTTGAACCCCCCACTGCGTTTCCCTGACGAACCGTGTCGCCATAAGGTCTTAGATCTTATTGGTGACCTTTC
This genomic stretch from Quercus lobata isolate SW786 chromosome 3, ValleyOak3.0 Primary Assembly, whole genome shotgun sequence harbors:
- the LOC115978773 gene encoding probable UDP-3-O-acyl-N-acetylglucosamine deacetylase 2, mitochondrial isoform X8, yielding MTLAAAFKSSKLISWKSTGRLQQTVTGCIERTGNTLHSGEVSTVKLWPELAGKGRYFDFRSNLIPTSVDFAEESPLCTTLHKDGFRIRTVEHLLSALEAAGVDNCRIEMQNSDPKVCEVEVPIFDGSASEWVKAIEQVGLKVATDQCGNSCEKMAPYVNEPVHAWRKDSFVAAFPSQKVHITYGIDFPQVHAIGCQWFSSAPLDNYFYSEQIASSRTFCVYEQTWWFCLTLCNVQALQVEQMRNSGLIKGGSLDNAIVWWPCTTC
- the LOC115978773 gene encoding probable UDP-3-O-acyl-N-acetylglucosamine deacetylase 2, mitochondrial isoform X9 → MTLAAAFKSSKLISWKSTGRLQQTVTGCIERTGNTLHSGEVSTVKLWPELAGKGRYFDFRSNLIPTSVDFAEESPLCTTLHKDGFRIRTVEHLLSALEAAGVDNCRIEMQNSDPKVCEVEVPIFDGSASEWVKAIEQVGLKVATDQCGNSCEKMAPYVNEPVHAWRKDSFVAAFPSQKVHITYGIDFPQVHAIGCQWFSSAPLDNYFYSEQIASSRTFCVYEQVEQMRNSGLIKGGSLDNAICQQRLVEPPTAFP
- the LOC115978773 gene encoding probable UDP-3-O-acyl-N-acetylglucosamine deacetylase 2, mitochondrial isoform X5, yielding MTLAAAFKSSKLISWKSTGRLQQTVTGCIERTGNTLHSGEVSTVKLWPELAGKGRYFDFRSNLIPTSVDFAEESPLCTTLHKDGFRIRTVEHLLSALEAAGVDNCRIEMQNSDPKVCEVEVPIFDGSASEWVKAIEQVGLKVATDQCGNSCEKMAPYVNEPVHAWRKDSFVAAFPSQKVHITYGIDFPQVHAIGCQWFSSAPLDNYFYSEQIASSRTFCVYEQVEQMRNSGLIKGGSLDNAIVLPAKLPFCFRYQVPFGLIMNHPAAFDWQPNKF
- the LOC115978773 gene encoding probable UDP-3-O-acyl-N-acetylglucosamine deacetylase 2, mitochondrial isoform X6, with the translated sequence MTLAAAFKSSKLISWKSTGRLQQTVTGCIERTGNTLHSGEVSTVKLWPELAGKGRYFDFRSNLIPTSVDFAEESPLCTTLHKDGFRIRTVEHLLSALEAAGVDNCRIEMQNSDPKVCEVEVPIFDGSASEWVKAIEQVGLKVATDQCGNSCEKMAPYVNEPVHAWRKDSFVAAFPSQKVHITYGIDFPQVHAIGCQWFSSAPLDNYFYSEQIASSRTFCVYEQTWWFCLTLCNVQALQVEQMRNSGLIKGGSLDNAICQQRLVEPPTAFP
- the LOC115978773 gene encoding probable UDP-3-O-acyl-N-acetylglucosamine deacetylase 2, mitochondrial isoform X3; translation: MTLAAAFKSSKLISWKSTGRLQQTVTGCIERTGNTLHSGEVSTVKLWPELAGKGRYFDFRSNLIPTSVDFAEESPLCTTLHKDGFRIRTVEHLLSALEAAGVDNCRIEMQNSDPKVCEVEVPIFDGSASEWVKAIEQVGLKVATDQCGNSCEKMAPYVNEPVHAWRKDSFVAAFPSQKVHITYGIDFPQVHAIGCQWFSSAPLDNYFYSEQIASSRTFCVYEQTWWFCLTLCNVQALQVEQMRNSGLIKGGSLDNAIVCRVAMHYMLIWYVSYQTIKRRFERITLISLLLK
- the LOC115978773 gene encoding probable UDP-3-O-acyl-N-acetylglucosamine deacetylase 2, mitochondrial isoform X1, translated to MTLAAAFKSSKLISWKSTGRLQQTVTGCIERTGNTLHSGEVSTVKLWPELAGKGRYFDFRSNLIPTSVDFAEESPLCTTLHKDGFRIRTVEHLLSALEAAGVDNCRIEMQNSDPKVCEVEVPIFDGSASEWVKAIEQVGLKVATDQCGNSCEKMAPYVNEPVHAWRKDSFVAAFPSQKVHITYGIDFPQVHAIGCQWFSSAPLDNYFYSEQIASSRTFCVYEQTWWFCLTLCNVQALQVEQMRNSGLIKGGSLDNAIVCSASKGWLNPPLRFPDEPCRHKVLDLIGDLSLFAQFGSQGLPVAHIVAYKGGHALHADMVRQLSNNQEKI
- the LOC115978773 gene encoding probable UDP-3-O-acyl-N-acetylglucosamine deacetylase 2, mitochondrial isoform X10, whose amino-acid sequence is MTLAAAFKSSKLISWKSTGRLQQTVTGCIERTGNTLHSGEVSTVKLWPELAGKGRYFDFRSNLIPTSVDFAEESPLCTTLHKDGFRIRTVEHLLSALEAAGVDNCRIEMQNSDPKVCEVEVPIFDGSASEWVKAIEQVGLKVATDQCGNSCEKMAPYVNEPVHAWRKDSFVAAFPSQKVHITYGIDFPQVHAIGCQWFSSAPLDNYFYSEQIASSRTFCVYEQVEQMRNSGLIKGGSLDNAIVWWPCTTC
- the LOC115978773 gene encoding probable UDP-3-O-acyl-N-acetylglucosamine deacetylase 2, mitochondrial isoform X4, which translates into the protein MTLAAAFKSSKLISWKSTGRLQQTVTGCIERTGNTLHSGEVSTVKLWPELAGKGRYFDFRSNLIPTSVDFAEESPLCTTLHKDGFRIRTVEHLLSALEAAGVDNCRIEMQNSDPKVCEVEVPIFDGSASEWVKAIEQVGLKVATDQCGNSCEKMAPYVNEPVHAWRKDSFVAAFPSQKVHITYGIDFPQVHAIGCQWFSSAPLDNYFYSEQIASSRTFCVYEQTWWFCLTLCNVQALQVEQMRNSGLIKGGSLDNAIVLPAKLPFCFRYQVPFGLIMNHPAAFDWQPNKF
- the LOC115978773 gene encoding probable UDP-3-O-acyl-N-acetylglucosamine deacetylase 2, mitochondrial isoform X2, coding for MTLAAAFKSSKLISWKSTGRLQQTVTGCIERTGNTLHSGEVSTVKLWPELAGKGRYFDFRSNLIPTSVDFAEESPLCTTLHKDGFRIRTVEHLLSALEAAGVDNCRIEMQNSDPKVCEVEVPIFDGSASEWVKAIEQVGLKVATDQCGNSCEKMAPYVNEPVHAWRKDSFVAAFPSQKVHITYGIDFPQVHAIGCQWFSSAPLDNYFYSEQIASSRTFCVYEQVEQMRNSGLIKGGSLDNAIVCSASKGWLNPPLRFPDEPCRHKVLDLIGDLSLFAQFGSQGLPVAHIVAYKGGHALHADMVRQLSNNQEKI
- the LOC115978773 gene encoding probable UDP-3-O-acyl-N-acetylglucosamine deacetylase 2, mitochondrial isoform X7 is translated as MTLAAAFKSSKLISWKSTGRLQQTVTGCIERTGNTLHSGEVSTVKLWPELAGKGRYFDFRSNLIPTSVDFAEESPLCTTLHKDGFRIRTVEHLLSALEAAGVDNCRIEMQNSDPKVCEVEVPIFDGSASEWVKAIEQVGLKVATDQCGNSCEKMAPYVNEPVHAWRKDSFVAAFPSQKVHITYGIDFPQVHAIGCQWFSSAPLDNYFYSEQIASSRTFCVYEQTWWFCLTLCNVQALQVEQMRNSGLIKGGSLDNAIVCSASKVAFLF